Below is a window of Mycobacterium dioxanotrophicus DNA.
GATATCGCGATCCAACGAGGAAAACAGGTGCAACGGGGCAGGATGGTAGGCCTCCAAAACCGAACGCAGCCGGTTCTCGGTGTCTACCTGCATGTCCAGGATGCGTTGACGGTCCCGGGTCACTGCGGTCAATTCCGCCAGTAGCGGTGCGGGCGCGGTCAACGGCCGCCACTGGGCATGCTGGTGGCGCAATGTGTCGGCCAGGACATAGGCGTCGAACTCGTCGGACTTCGC
It encodes the following:
- a CDS encoding IS110 family transposase, which gives rise to MAAAKSDEFDAYVLADTLRHQHAQWRPLTAPAPLLAELTAVTRDRQRILDMQVDTENRLRSVLEAYHPAPLHLFSSLDRDISSASCSVNALAANALPATLALIRTYPTPGAGRQDHRRADGRVHRPTRLQRPPETRGTSRAHSAAPTVGQ